From Stigmatopora nigra isolate UIUO_SnigA chromosome 17, RoL_Snig_1.1, whole genome shotgun sequence, a single genomic window includes:
- the LOC144210799 gene encoding sulfotransferase 1C2-like, whose protein sequence is MSEQQLTSDARAYKLMDVQGIPLPDHIAKDFEDVAAFLPDPKDVLISSYPKSGTTWTVEVVDQLFHNGDAQLCKRAPITTRCAFLEASTRIREEKGLDLLKRMDPPRLIKTHLPLQLVPQGFFQNKCKLIYVARNPKDTVVSNFHFEQINMTTPDTGNWDAFLDYFLNGELEWGYWYDHVKGYWEGREKWNIFYLFYEDMKEDPRREVVRLMKYLDLSLTDEAIDRVVEQTSFKEMRENPMANYSVFPKTIYDTSNYRFMRKGMVGDWQNHFTGEQAATFDLECQKRMGPLSIPFRDLL, encoded by the exons ATGTCGGAGCAGCAGTTGACTTCAGATGCCCGCGCTTATAAATTGATGGACGTCCAGGGGATTCCTCTCCCGGACCACATCGCCAAGGACTTTGAGGATGTGGCGGCTTTTCTCCCGGATCCCAAAGATGTCCTCATCTCTTCCTACCCCAAGTCAG GTACCACGTGGACCGTGGAGGTGGTGGACCAGCTCTTTCACAACGGAGACGCCCAGCTCTGCAAACGGGCCCCCATCACCACCCGATGCGCTTTCCTGGAGGCTTCCACTCGCATTCGGGAGGAAAAAG GTCTGGATCTCCTGAAACGAATGGATCCCCCGCGCCTGATTAAGACCCATCTGCCGCTTCAGTTGGTCCCACAGGGTTTTTTCCAGAACAAGTGCAAA TTGATCTACGTGGCGCGCAATCCCAAGGACACGGTGGTGAGCAACTTCCACTTTGAGCAAATCAACATGACAACTCCCGACACTGGAAACTGGGATGCCTTCCTGGACTACTTCCTGAACGGAGAAT TGGAATGGGGCTACTGGTACGATCACGTCAAAGGTTACTGGGAGGGCCGAGAAAAATGGAACATCTTCTACCTGTTCTACGAAGACATGAAAGAG GACCCCCGGCGTGAAGTGGTGCGACTCATGAAGTACCTGGACCTGTCCCTCACCGACGAGGCCATCGACCGCGTGGTGGAGCAGACCAGCTTCAAAGAGATGAGGGAGAACCCCATGGCCAACTACAGCGTCTTTCCAAAGACCATCTACGATACGTCCAACTACAGATTCATGAGAAAAG GAATGGTCGGGGATTGGCAAAACCATTTTACGGGCGAGCAGGCGGCGACCTTCGACCTGGAGTGCCAGAAAAGAATGGGGCCGCTCAGCATACCTTTCAGGGACCTCCTCTAA